A genome region from Thermoanaerobacterium xylanolyticum LX-11 includes the following:
- the tnpA gene encoding IS200/IS605 family transposase, translating into MQNYRKSSHATYDLKYHIVWITKYRKPVLVGKIAERTRELIRMVCKNNEVEILSGHVSKDHIHILVSAPPHLSVSKLVQYIKGYSSRKLLMENKELNKQFWGQHLWARGYFAASSGNVTDEVIIEYIQNQDIEENQKNDNFTLGEF; encoded by the coding sequence ATGCAAAATTATAGAAAGTCGTCACATGCTACATATGATCTAAAATATCATATAGTATGGATAACAAAATATAGAAAACCGGTATTGGTTGGGAAAATAGCTGAAAGGACAAGAGAACTAATAAGAATGGTATGCAAAAATAATGAAGTAGAAATATTATCAGGACATGTATCAAAAGATCATATACATATACTAGTGTCGGCACCACCACATTTGTCAGTAAGTAAGCTAGTGCAATATATAAAAGGATATAGTTCGAGAAAGCTGCTAATGGAGAATAAGGAGCTTAACAAACAATTTTGGGGACAACATTTATGGGCACGAGGATATTTTGCAGCAAGTAGTGGCAATGTAACAGATGAAGTGATAATAGAGTATATACAAAATCAAGACATAGAAGAAAATCAAAAGAATGATAATTTTACTTTAGGCGAGTTTTAA
- a CDS encoding acetyltransferase produces MDKLVLIGAGGHAKAVIDILKKNNTIHIEGLIGKSDEIGRKVLGVPVIATDEQLNDLLKREINYALIVVGSVGDNYLRKSLYEKVKEIGFTFINAFHPSAIISEYVKFGLGNVVMAGTFIGPDTQVGNNVIVNTGSIIEHDCIISDHVHVAPGVKIAGGVKIGEASHIGIGSIIIQGIKIGKNSLIGAGTVVINDVPDNAVVVGVPGTVKKYRYDIGRNQ; encoded by the coding sequence TTGGATAAATTAGTTTTAATTGGTGCAGGTGGTCATGCAAAAGCGGTGATAGACATACTGAAAAAAAATAATACAATACATATTGAAGGACTAATAGGCAAATCTGATGAGATTGGCAGAAAAGTTTTAGGCGTACCGGTTATTGCAACTGATGAGCAATTAAATGATTTATTAAAACGTGAGATAAATTATGCACTAATAGTTGTTGGAAGTGTTGGTGATAATTATTTGCGAAAAAGTTTGTATGAAAAAGTAAAGGAGATTGGCTTCACCTTTATTAATGCGTTTCACCCATCAGCTATTATTTCAGAGTATGTAAAATTTGGATTAGGAAATGTTGTAATGGCCGGTACTTTTATAGGTCCTGATACACAAGTTGGAAATAACGTGATAGTAAATACGGGATCTATTATTGAACATGATTGTATAATAAGCGATCATGTTCATGTTGCTCCAGGCGTTAAAATTGCTGGAGGAGTTAAAATAGGAGAAGCAAGTCATATTGGAATTGGATCTATTATTATTCAAGGGATAAAGATAGGTAAAAATTCATTAATTGGAGCAGGTACTGTAGTTATAAATGATGTACCTGATAATGCTGTTGTTGTAGGTGTTCCAGGGACAGTAAAAAAATATAGATATGATATAGGGAGAAATCAATAA
- a CDS encoding NAD-dependent 4,6-dehydratase LegB: MNLKNKKVLVTGAGGFIGSHLVERLVEIGAKVKAFVRYNSNNNWGWLEKSKYKDEIEIYRGDIREYDSVRDAMKGVDVVFHLAALIGIPYSYVSPLAYIKTNIEGTYNVLQSARELDIERVIHTSTSEVYGTARYIPIDELHPLQPQSPYSATKISADNMALSFYNSFDLPVTIVRPFNTYGPRQSARAVIPTIITQILTGKKQINLGNLSPTRDLNFVKDTVNGFIKIAECDELIGNVTNIGSGNEISIGALADMIAKLMGVDIEIVQEKQRLRPNKSEVERLICNNDKIKKYTDWNPGYSLEDGLKETIEWIRANISLYKPEAYNV; the protein is encoded by the coding sequence ATGAACTTAAAAAATAAGAAAGTTTTAGTTACAGGGGCGGGAGGATTTATTGGTTCACATTTAGTAGAAAGATTAGTGGAAATAGGTGCAAAAGTAAAAGCTTTTGTCAGGTATAATTCTAATAATAATTGGGGTTGGTTAGAAAAATCTAAGTACAAAGATGAGATCGAGATTTATAGGGGAGATATAAGAGAGTATGATAGTGTCAGAGATGCTATGAAAGGAGTGGATGTTGTATTTCATCTGGCAGCGCTAATTGGAATTCCATATTCCTATGTATCACCTCTTGCATATATAAAAACTAATATAGAAGGAACATATAATGTATTGCAATCTGCAAGAGAACTTGATATAGAAAGAGTTATACATACTTCAACAAGTGAAGTTTATGGAACGGCAAGATATATACCCATTGATGAGTTACATCCACTGCAACCTCAGTCACCATATTCAGCAACTAAAATAAGTGCTGATAATATGGCTTTAAGTTTCTATAATTCATTTGATTTACCTGTAACGATTGTGAGGCCTTTTAACACATATGGTCCACGTCAATCAGCAAGAGCAGTTATTCCTACAATAATAACTCAGATATTAACTGGCAAAAAGCAAATAAATCTCGGAAATTTAAGTCCTACTAGAGACTTAAATTTTGTAAAAGATACAGTTAATGGTTTTATTAAAATTGCTGAATGTGATGAGCTTATAGGGAATGTAACAAATATTGGTTCCGGTAATGAAATATCAATAGGTGCATTAGCCGATATGATAGCTAAGCTGATGGGTGTTGATATTGAAATAGTACAAGAAAAGCAAAGACTTAGACCGAATAAAAGTGAGGTTGAAAGGCTGATATGCAATAATGATAAAATAAAAAAGTATACAGATTGGAATCCTGGATATTCTCTTGAAGATGGACTTAAAGAAACAATAGAGTGGATTAGAGCAAATATTAGTTTATATAAACCGGAGGCATACAATGTTTAA
- a CDS encoding motility associated factor glycosyltransferase family protein — protein MNSFEILKAKDGNDTLVYKNESKKYFLHSSYYPDKEAKEWADAIEINDESILIIYGVGLGYHINYLLSKLSPNNRLILVEPSNEIFQFALNNGYYERFKNRENLYFISEESEEKLNVILQTYIPWDNFENVVYKEFKQYPNVFGEYYERFNKCLIETINSMRINRNTALYFAEQWQSNFMENLEFVFRSAAVKSFFNLFKNIPAVIVSAGPSLDKNIEQLKEVKGKCVIICVGTALKALLQKKIEPDFVVSIDGGEKNFEHFDGCKINSPLVYDLTLYPKILKEYEGPLIIAEIASTYTKLLSDKLSLDFGKLSTGPSVANLSLDFAYMLGCNPIIFIGQDLAYLDNRTHASGTTYEKDRIKENSDEKEYIYVDGNYEEKVLTDRVLLSFKTWFENYIYGHQDRIYINATEGGALIKRTKIMRFKEAIELFMKREINIKEEINSALKKGEIRLDKRQINAFTKEFEDAIKKLEKIKNDCMRGAKLSKKMYNEYQKDVNADVSHITSILDKIDKRLKNSKDSFVYISSILNIVTTKVLKGFNPEKDETKKQKKLRIAMMSYTLYQGIYEAIEKSEDGLRKALKTVDEIKQ, from the coding sequence ATGAATTCATTTGAAATATTAAAAGCAAAAGATGGCAACGATACTTTGGTATATAAGAATGAAAGTAAAAAGTATTTTTTGCATAGTTCATATTATCCGGACAAAGAAGCTAAAGAATGGGCTGATGCTATTGAGATTAATGATGAGTCTATATTAATTATATATGGTGTAGGTTTAGGATATCATATTAATTATCTTTTAAGTAAATTGTCACCAAATAATAGGCTGATATTGGTTGAGCCATCTAATGAGATATTTCAATTTGCACTAAATAATGGATACTACGAGAGATTTAAAAATAGGGAGAATTTATATTTTATAAGTGAAGAATCAGAAGAAAAATTAAATGTAATATTACAGACTTATATACCATGGGATAATTTTGAAAATGTAGTGTATAAAGAATTTAAGCAATATCCTAATGTTTTTGGCGAATATTATGAAAGGTTTAACAAATGTTTGATTGAAACAATAAATTCGATGCGAATTAACAGAAATACAGCACTTTATTTTGCTGAACAATGGCAATCAAATTTTATGGAGAATTTGGAGTTTGTTTTTAGAAGTGCAGCTGTTAAGTCTTTTTTTAATTTATTTAAAAATATTCCAGCAGTAATAGTATCTGCTGGTCCTTCACTTGACAAAAATATTGAACAATTAAAAGAGGTAAAGGGTAAATGTGTCATAATATGTGTTGGGACAGCTTTAAAAGCACTTTTGCAAAAAAAAATTGAACCGGATTTTGTTGTATCAATAGATGGCGGAGAAAAGAATTTTGAGCATTTTGATGGATGCAAAATCAATTCTCCACTTGTGTATGATTTAACTTTGTACCCAAAAATATTGAAAGAATATGAAGGACCACTTATCATCGCAGAGATTGCTTCAACATATACGAAATTGCTTAGTGATAAATTATCGCTAGACTTTGGAAAGTTAAGTACAGGACCATCAGTTGCTAATTTATCTTTGGATTTTGCGTATATGTTAGGATGCAACCCTATTATTTTTATAGGGCAAGATTTAGCGTATTTGGATAATAGAACACATGCATCTGGAACAACTTATGAAAAAGACAGAATAAAAGAGAATTCTGACGAAAAAGAGTACATATATGTTGATGGCAATTATGAAGAAAAAGTCTTGACAGATCGCGTTCTGCTTTCATTTAAAACATGGTTTGAAAATTATATATATGGCCATCAAGATAGAATATACATAAATGCTACTGAAGGTGGTGCTCTTATAAAACGGACAAAGATAATGAGATTTAAAGAAGCGATCGAGCTATTTATGAAAAGAGAAATAAATATAAAAGAAGAGATAAATAGTGCATTAAAAAAAGGGGAAATTAGATTAGATAAGAGGCAGATAAATGCTTTTACGAAAGAATTTGAAGATGCAATTAAAAAATTAGAAAAAATTAAAAATGACTGTATGCGTGGTGCAAAGCTTTCGAAAAAAATGTATAATGAATATCAAAAGGATGTTAATGCAGATGTATCTCATATAACATCGATATTGGATAAAATAGATAAAAGATTAAAAAACTCGAAAGATAGTTTTGTGTATATATCTTCTATATTAAATATAGTTACTACAAAAGTTCTTAAAGGGTTTAATCCTGAAAAAGATGAGACTAAGAAACAAAAGAAACTCAGAATTGCAATGATGTCATATACACTTTATCAAGGTATATACGAGGCAATTGAAAAATCAGAAGATGGATTAAGAAAAGCATTAAAGACAGTTGATGAAATCAAACAGTAA
- a CDS encoding cytidylyltransferase domain-containing protein: MYKGKSILAIIPARGGSKGVKRKNVRLLLNKPLIAYTIEAALQANFLDKIIVSTEDPEIASISKEFGAEIPFMRPVELASDDAKGIDVIFHAMNWLGKNHTVYDLVMLLQPTSPLRKAYDIKNAVDILYEKKAGAVVSVCEAEHSPLWMNVLNEDLCMKDFLRKDILNKNRQEISKYYRINGAIYVSDWNYLIQNKGFFGEKTYAYIMPNERSIDIDTELDLKFVEFLMNNFHMQK; the protein is encoded by the coding sequence ATGTATAAAGGAAAATCAATATTAGCGATAATACCTGCAAGAGGCGGTTCAAAAGGTGTTAAAAGAAAAAATGTGAGACTTTTATTGAACAAGCCTCTAATAGCATATACTATTGAGGCTGCGTTGCAAGCGAATTTTTTAGATAAAATAATTGTTTCAACAGAAGATCCAGAAATAGCAAGTATATCAAAGGAATTTGGAGCAGAAATTCCTTTTATGAGGCCTGTTGAATTAGCTTCTGACGATGCAAAAGGGATAGATGTTATTTTTCATGCGATGAATTGGTTGGGAAAAAATCATACTGTATATGATTTAGTTATGCTTTTACAGCCTACATCGCCATTAAGAAAAGCGTATGACATAAAAAATGCAGTTGATATTTTATATGAGAAAAAAGCAGGCGCGGTAGTTTCAGTTTGTGAGGCTGAGCATTCTCCTTTATGGATGAACGTCTTAAATGAGGATTTGTGTATGAAAGATTTTTTAAGAAAAGATATTTTAAATAAAAATAGGCAAGAAATAAGTAAATATTATAGAATAAATGGAGCAATATATGTATCTGATTGGAATTATTTGATACAAAACAAAGGCTTCTTTGGTGAAAAAACATACGCGTATATTATGCCTAATGAAAGATCTATAGACATTGATACAGAACTGGATTTAAAATTTGTTGAATTTTTGATGAATAATTTTCATATGCAGAAATAG
- the neuB gene encoding N-acetylneuraminate synthase: MFKIANKTISEDSPAFIIAEAGVNHNGDLETAIKLVDAASEAGADAIKFQIFQTGNLVIKDAEKAEYQKLATSSDETQYDMLKKLELSYDDHIKIMEYCKRRNLIYLATPFDYESVEMLERADVPVFKIASGDITNIPFLKYVAKKKKPIILSTGMSNLGEIEEAIEAIKNTGNNSIILLHCTSNYPTEYKDVNLNAMITMKNAFKLPVGYSDHTLGIEIAIAAVSLGALIIEKHFTLDKNMPGPDHRASLEPSELKLMIKSIRNIEAALGNGIKRCRENEENVRDVARKSIIAAKDIPSGSIITEEMLTTKRPGTGLPPKFFDYLIGKKARIHILKDTIIDFSMLE; the protein is encoded by the coding sequence ATGTTCAAAATAGCAAATAAAACAATATCAGAAGATTCTCCTGCATTTATTATAGCTGAAGCAGGTGTGAATCATAATGGTGATTTAGAAACAGCTATTAAATTAGTTGACGCTGCGTCTGAAGCAGGTGCAGATGCAATAAAATTCCAAATATTTCAAACGGGAAATTTAGTAATTAAAGATGCGGAGAAAGCTGAATATCAAAAATTGGCTACATCTTCAGATGAAACACAGTATGATATGTTAAAAAAGTTGGAACTATCTTATGATGATCATATTAAAATAATGGAATATTGCAAAAGGCGAAATTTAATCTATTTAGCAACTCCTTTTGATTATGAAAGTGTCGAAATGTTGGAACGAGCTGATGTACCTGTATTTAAAATTGCTTCTGGCGATATAACAAATATTCCATTTTTAAAATACGTTGCCAAAAAAAAGAAACCAATAATACTTTCCACAGGAATGTCTAATTTAGGTGAAATCGAAGAAGCTATAGAGGCGATTAAAAATACTGGTAATAATAGTATAATCTTATTGCATTGTACATCAAATTATCCAACCGAATACAAAGATGTTAATTTAAATGCAATGATTACTATGAAAAATGCTTTCAAGCTGCCTGTTGGTTATTCAGATCATACTCTTGGCATTGAAATTGCGATAGCAGCAGTTTCGTTGGGAGCGTTAATTATTGAAAAACATTTTACGCTTGATAAAAACATGCCAGGTCCCGATCACAGGGCATCACTTGAACCAAGCGAACTTAAGCTTATGATTAAAAGCATTAGAAACATAGAGGCGGCATTAGGAAATGGAATAAAAAGATGTAGAGAGAATGAAGAAAATGTTAGAGATGTAGCAAGGAAGTCAATTATTGCAGCTAAAGATATACCCAGCGGCAGTATCATAACAGAAGAGATGTTAACTACAAAAAGACCGGGAACCGGCTTGCCTCCTAAGTTTTTTGATTATTTAATTGGTAAAAAAGCCAGAATTCATATTTTAAAGGATACAATTATTGACTTTTCTATGCTTGAATAA
- a CDS encoding LegC family aminotransferase → MFNNIQLDSPNLGDKEKEYLIKCIESGYVSTAGPFVPEFERRFAEFLNVNHCVSVQSGTAALHMALYELGIKDGDEVIVPAITFVATVNPIVYCGATPVFVDVDKDTWNIDPREIEKAITPKTKAIIPVHLYGNPCDMDKIMEIAMKNNIYVIEDATESLGALYKGKMTGTIGHIGCFSFNGNKVITTGGGGMISLNNEEWASHIRFLVNQARDIAQGYYHSEIGFNYRMTNLEASLGIAQLERLQEFLEKKRMYFELYKEIFNGIEEITVQKEYEGAESSAWLPSVKIDCKKVGMTIPQIQDELKKRGVPTRRIFNPIVDFPPYKEYKKGNYFNSYEIFENGLNLPGSTLNAFENIEYAAKALLNILNIKREVNI, encoded by the coding sequence ATGTTTAACAATATTCAACTTGATTCTCCTAATTTAGGAGATAAAGAAAAGGAATATTTAATAAAATGTATTGAAAGCGGATATGTATCAACTGCTGGTCCTTTCGTTCCTGAATTTGAAAGAAGATTTGCGGAATTTTTAAATGTAAATCATTGTGTCTCGGTTCAAAGTGGAACAGCAGCACTGCACATGGCACTTTATGAATTAGGCATTAAAGATGGTGATGAGGTTATAGTTCCTGCTATTACATTTGTTGCGACTGTTAATCCGATAGTTTACTGCGGAGCAACTCCTGTATTTGTTGATGTTGATAAAGACACATGGAACATAGATCCAAGAGAAATAGAAAAAGCGATTACACCTAAAACAAAAGCAATTATTCCTGTACATTTATATGGCAATCCATGTGATATGGATAAAATAATGGAGATAGCAATGAAGAACAATATTTATGTTATAGAAGATGCCACTGAAAGTTTGGGAGCTTTATATAAAGGAAAAATGACTGGAACAATTGGTCATATAGGATGTTTCAGTTTTAATGGTAATAAAGTAATAACTACAGGAGGAGGAGGTATGATATCTCTGAACAATGAAGAATGGGCCTCACATATAAGATTTTTAGTTAACCAGGCAAGGGATATAGCACAAGGATACTATCATTCAGAGATAGGTTTTAACTATAGGATGACAAATTTAGAAGCGTCTCTTGGAATTGCTCAGTTGGAACGCTTACAAGAATTTCTGGAAAAGAAGCGTATGTATTTTGAACTATATAAAGAAATTTTTAATGGTATTGAAGAGATAACTGTGCAGAAAGAATATGAAGGTGCAGAAAGTTCTGCTTGGTTACCTTCAGTAAAAATTGATTGTAAAAAAGTAGGTATGACTATACCTCAAATTCAGGATGAATTAAAAAAAAGAGGCGTTCCAACAAGGAGAATATTTAATCCTATAGTAGATTTTCCTCCATATAAAGAATATAAAAAAGGAAATTATTTTAATTCTTATGAAATATTTGAAAATGGATTAAATCTGCCCGGGTCTACCTTAAATGCATTTGAAAATATAGAATATGCTGCAAAGGCTTTGCTGAATATTTTAAACATTAAGAGAGAGGTGAATATATGA
- a CDS encoding PIG-L deacetylase family protein, which yields MILMVVSPHPDDETLGAGGTILRYKKNGYKIAWLNFTDKKEEYGYSITEVNKRTSQINNVIKSYDFDYFYNLKLQPSGLDKYHKKDLIEEVSNIIRQIEPNRIILPYKYDVHSDHKVVFDVLNSCTKVFRFPFIKCVLMMEIPSESDYANPDNGFVPNYFINITDFIENKIKILNIYDDEIKEHPFPRSEDSVKSLALIRGCASGFRYAEGFRILKFIED from the coding sequence ATGATTTTAATGGTAGTTTCTCCACATCCAGATGATGAAACACTTGGAGCGGGAGGTACAATACTTAGATATAAGAAGAATGGATATAAAATTGCATGGTTAAATTTTACTGATAAGAAGGAGGAATATGGATATTCTATAACTGAAGTAAATAAGAGAACTAGTCAAATTAATAATGTGATTAAATCGTATGATTTTGATTACTTTTATAATTTAAAATTGCAACCATCTGGTTTAGATAAGTATCATAAAAAAGATTTAATAGAGGAGGTATCAAATATAATAAGACAAATTGAGCCTAATAGAATAATTTTACCATATAAATACGATGTTCACTCAGATCATAAAGTCGTTTTTGATGTTTTAAATTCGTGTACGAAAGTTTTTAGATTTCCTTTTATTAAATGTGTTTTAATGATGGAAATTCCATCTGAATCTGATTACGCAAATCCTGATAATGGTTTTGTTCCAAATTACTTTATAAATATTACTGATTTTATTGAGAATAAGATTAAAATATTAAATATTTATGATGATGAGATTAAAGAGCATCCTTTTCCAAGAAGCGAAGATAGTGTAAAGTCTTTAGCTCTAATTAGAGGTTGTGCTTCAGGTTTTAGATATGCTGAAGGTTTTAGAATTTTAAAATTTATAGAAGATTAG
- the neuC gene encoding UDP-N-acetylglucosamine 2-epimerase: MKKIAVVTGTRAEYGLLYPLLKRIKETNLFDLQIIVTGMHLSPEFGLTFKEIIDDGFKINEKIEMLLSSDSEIGITKSIGLGIIGFADALNRLRPDIVILLGDRFETFAAAVACLVAKIPIAHLYGGELTEGLIDDAIRHSITKMSTYHFTSTEIYKNRVIQLGENPERVFNVGALGIDNIENIKLLSREDLQEELSFKLGEVNILVTYHPVTLENNTSQAQFIELLKALDSFENIKIIFTKPNADTDGRIISMLIDKYVKTNSDRAVSFTSLGRLKYLSLMKNVDVVLGNSSSGIIEAPTFKKPTVNIGDRQKGRIKAKSVIDCEANSEKIVLALKKALSTEFKKLCETIDNPYGDGKSSERIINILKKILDTNISIKKTFYDMVM; the protein is encoded by the coding sequence ATGAAGAAGATTGCTGTTGTAACAGGAACAAGAGCGGAATACGGTTTACTTTATCCTCTATTAAAAAGAATTAAAGAAACAAATTTGTTTGATCTTCAAATAATAGTTACAGGAATGCATTTATCACCTGAATTTGGATTAACTTTTAAAGAAATTATTGATGATGGCTTTAAGATAAATGAAAAAATAGAAATGCTATTATCAAGTGATTCAGAAATAGGCATTACAAAATCGATAGGGTTAGGAATAATTGGTTTTGCAGATGCATTGAATAGATTAAGGCCTGATATAGTAATTTTATTGGGTGATAGATTTGAAACATTTGCTGCTGCTGTAGCATGTTTAGTTGCTAAAATACCAATAGCTCATCTTTATGGAGGAGAATTAACTGAAGGTCTAATTGATGATGCTATTAGACATTCGATAACAAAAATGAGTACATATCATTTTACATCTACTGAGATTTATAAAAATAGAGTTATTCAACTTGGAGAGAATCCTGAAAGAGTTTTTAATGTGGGTGCTTTAGGAATTGACAATATAGAAAATATTAAGTTGCTTTCAAGGGAAGATTTACAGGAAGAGTTGTCGTTTAAGTTAGGAGAAGTAAATATTTTAGTTACGTATCATCCTGTTACACTTGAAAATAATACTTCACAGGCCCAATTTATTGAATTATTAAAGGCTTTGGATAGTTTTGAAAATATAAAAATAATATTTACAAAACCAAATGCCGATACAGATGGTAGAATTATATCTATGCTTATAGACAAATATGTAAAAACTAATTCAGATAGGGCAGTAAGCTTTACTTCGTTAGGACGCTTAAAGTATTTATCTTTGATGAAAAATGTTGATGTTGTATTAGGGAATTCATCAAGTGGAATAATTGAGGCACCAACATTTAAAAAACCAACAGTAAATATCGGAGACAGACAAAAGGGAAGAATAAAGGCGAAAAGTGTAATAGATTGTGAAGCGAATTCTGAAAAGATAGTATTGGCGCTAAAAAAAGCATTGTCTACAGAATTTAAAAAATTATGTGAAACTATTGATAACCCATATGGTGACGGCAAATCATCAGAAAGAATAATAAATATACTTAAGAAGATTTTAGACACAAATATATCAATTAAGAAGACTTTTTATGATATGGTGATGTAA
- a CDS encoding methionyl-tRNA formyltransferase gives MRISFIGTVEFSKRILEKLIELNCNIVSVLTKEKSKYNSDFVNLSELCIRNNLEYKYFNNINEFETIKYIKSKEPDIIFCFGLSQLIGKELLNIPPMGVLGYHPALLPQNRGRHPIIWALALGLKETGSTFFFMNEDADSGDILSQEKIEINYSDDAKSLYEKITSIALKQVENFIPLLENGTYKTIKQDNVISNYWRKRSEKDGEIDWRMSSYTIYNLVRALTRPYPGAYFFYKNKKVRVWKVNEVRTNRYDNLEPGKVIKNNNGVLLIKAGDNCIEITDCDLGEIIMEGEYL, from the coding sequence GTGAGGATATCATTTATTGGAACTGTTGAATTTTCAAAAAGGATATTAGAAAAATTAATAGAATTAAACTGTAATATTGTGTCTGTATTAACAAAAGAAAAATCTAAGTATAATTCTGATTTTGTAAATTTATCTGAATTATGTATTCGCAATAATTTAGAATATAAATATTTTAATAATATTAATGAATTTGAAACTATAAAGTATATAAAGAGTAAAGAACCAGATATTATATTTTGTTTTGGCTTATCACAGCTAATAGGAAAGGAACTATTGAATATACCTCCAATGGGAGTTTTAGGCTATCATCCAGCTTTGTTGCCGCAAAATAGAGGTAGACATCCGATAATATGGGCATTGGCGCTAGGCTTAAAGGAGACAGGATCTACATTCTTCTTTATGAATGAGGATGCAGATAGTGGTGATATCTTATCACAGGAGAAAATTGAAATAAATTATTCAGATGATGCCAAAAGCTTATATGAAAAGATTACATCCATTGCACTTAAACAAGTTGAAAATTTTATTCCTCTATTGGAAAATGGAACTTATAAAACAATTAAACAAGATAATGTTATATCCAATTATTGGAGAAAGCGAAGCGAAAAAGACGGAGAGATAGACTGGAGAATGTCATCATATACAATTTATAATTTAGTCAGGGCTTTAACTAGACCTTATCCCGGTGCATATTTTTTTTATAAAAATAAAAAAGTTAGGGTTTGGAAAGTAAATGAGGTAAGAACTAATAGATATGATAATTTAGAACCTGGCAAAGTTATTAAAAATAACAATGGCGTATTATTAATAAAAGCAGGAGATAATTGCATTGAGATTACGGATTGTGATTTAGGAGAAATAATTATGGAAGGTGAATATTTATGA
- a CDS encoding nucleotidyltransferase family protein, with protein sequence MENKVKSVIISDKCIIKNAIKQLNENRLQILLVVDDEYRLVGTVTDGDIRRAILNNVSLEQPVFVIMNKKPKYVYNGQEEVAKELMLKYKIKTIPVLDNEKKVIDLILMEEFIGVKCEYSKKNNCVFIMAGGKGTRLDPFTKILPKPLIPIGDKPIIEIIMKNFKNYGFNNFIVSLNYKAEIIKLYFAENPDGYNINFVHEKEFLGTAGSLKLAIDKLNDTFIVSNCDVIIDIDFDELLKYHKKNGNHATILGVVKNMQIPYGVMDVNNGELINMIEKPEYNFVINSGVYVLEPELIKLIPDGQSFNMPDLLLKSKEYGYKVGVYPVSSKWFDVGQWEEYRSTLEYFKKEDNV encoded by the coding sequence ATGGAAAATAAGGTTAAATCCGTTATTATCAGCGATAAATGTATTATTAAAAATGCTATAAAGCAGTTAAATGAAAATAGATTGCAAATTCTTTTAGTCGTTGATGATGAATATAGGTTAGTTGGAACCGTCACAGATGGAGATATAAGAAGAGCGATATTGAATAATGTATCTTTAGAACAGCCTGTCTTCGTTATTATGAATAAGAAGCCAAAATATGTTTATAATGGACAAGAAGAAGTTGCTAAAGAGTTGATGTTAAAATATAAAATAAAAACTATTCCTGTATTAGATAATGAAAAAAAAGTTATAGATTTAATATTGATGGAAGAATTTATTGGAGTGAAATGTGAATATTCAAAGAAAAATAACTGTGTTTTTATTATGGCTGGTGGTAAGGGTACCAGGTTAGATCCGTTTACTAAAATACTTCCGAAACCGTTAATACCTATAGGTGATAAGCCTATAATAGAAATTATAATGAAAAATTTTAAAAATTACGGCTTTAATAATTTTATAGTTTCACTTAATTATAAAGCCGAAATTATAAAATTATATTTTGCAGAAAATCCAGACGGATATAATATAAATTTTGTTCATGAAAAAGAATTTCTTGGGACCGCAGGTTCATTAAAGCTTGCAATTGATAAATTAAATGATACTTTTATTGTATCAAATTGTGATGTTATTATAGATATAGATTTCGACGAGCTTTTAAAATATCATAAAAAAAATGGAAATCACGCCACTATATTAGGTGTTGTTAAAAATATGCAGATTCCATATGGTGTTATGGATGTCAACAATGGTGAATTGATAAATATGATAGAAAAGCCGGAGTATAATTTTGTTATAAATTCAGGTGTGTATGTTTTAGAGCCAGAATTGATAAAACTTATTCCAGATGGACAATCTTTTAATATGCCGGATTTGTTGTTAAAGTCAAAAGAGTATGGATATAAAGTTGGCGTATATCCTGTAAGCTCGAAGTGGTTTGATGTGGGACAATGGGAAGAATATCGTAGTACATTGGAATATTTTAAAAAGGAGGATAATGTATAA